A genomic region of Cannabis sativa cultivar Pink pepper isolate KNU-18-1 chromosome 1, ASM2916894v1, whole genome shotgun sequence contains the following coding sequences:
- the LOC115708204 gene encoding pentatricopeptide repeat-containing protein At2g29760, chloroplastic, whose amino-acid sequence MAALSFPVITFPHNPKPNSTLNNEHSSSNFQLLPLIDQCTHIKQLKQIHAQMLRTGLFYDPYSASRLITASALSSFSSLHYAHQVFDQIPQPNIYTWNTLIRAYASSSDPRRSLLVFLQMLEQCSESPNKFTYPFVVKAASEMKDYLVGRGFHGMAIKSSLGSDVFILNSLVHFYGSCGDLDMANQVFRNIPRKDVVSWNSMIAAFAQGNFPEEAFSLFKEMEMENVKPNDVTMVSILSACGNKLDIEFGRWLCSYIERNGITSNLTLNNAMLDMYVKCGSVQDAKLLFDKMLEKDVVSWTTMLDGYARSGKYDKAQHVFNEMPKQDIAAWNALISSYEQNGKPKEALAVFHQLQLSKSVKPDQITLVSTLSACSQLGAIDPGRWIHVYIGRQGFKLNCHLTTSLIDMYAKCGELEKAIEVFNSVEKKDVFVWSAMIAGLAMHGRGKDAIDLFSQMLQAKVKPNSVTFTNILCACSHTGLVEEGKDLFCKMEPVYGVVPGVKHYSCMVDMLGRSGNLKEAVEFIKKMPIAPTASIWGALLGGCKLHGNVEYAEYACSQLLELDPRNHGAYVLLSNIYAKRNKWDQVSRLRKLMRDSGIKKEPGCSSIEVNGIVHEFLVGDNSHPQCRNIYTKLDEIVARLKCSGYVPNKSQLLQFVEEDDMKEQALNLHSEKLAIAFGLISTAPSQTIRVVKNLRVCRDCHSVAKLISEIYGREILLRDRYRFHHFKGGQCSCMDYW is encoded by the coding sequence ATGGCTGCTTTAAGCTTCCCAGTTATCACTTTTCCACataacccaaaaccaaactcAACTCTCAACAATGAACATTCTTCTTCAAACTTCCAACTCCTTCCACTCATAGACCAATGCACCCATATAAAGCAACTCAAGCAAATCCACGCTCAAATGCTCCGTACAGGCCTCTTCTATGACCCCTACTCCGCCAGCAGACTAATCACGGCCTCTGCTCTCTCCTCCTTCTCAAGTCTCCACTATGCCCACCAAGTGTTCGACCAAATTCCTCAACCCAATATCTATACTTGGAATACTCTCATTCGTGCCTACGCGTCTAGCTCTGACCCTCGACGAAGTCTTCTAGTATTTTTGCAAATGCTTGAGCAGTGTAGTGAATCACCCAATAAATTTACTTACCCATTTGTGGTGAAGGCTGCTTCGGAGATGAAGGATTATTTGGTTGGAAGAGGTTTCCATGGAATGGCAATCAAGTCCTCTCTGGGTTCGGATGTGTTTATTCTTAATTCACTTGTACACTTTTATGGGTCGTGTGGTGATTTGGATATGGCTAATCAGGTTTTCCGCAACATTCCCAGGAAGGATGTTGTTTCGTGGAATTCTATGATTGCAGCCTTTGCACAGGGGAATTTTCCGGAGGAGGCATTTTCTTTGTTTAAAGAAATGGAAATGGAGAACGTAAAGCCGAATGATGTAACAATGGTTAGCATTTTGTCTGCCTGTGGAAATAAATTGGATATTGAGTTTGGGAGGTGGCTCTGTTCTTATATTGAAAGAAATGGGATCACATCGAACTTGACTCTTAACAATGCAATGCTTGATATGTATGTGAAATGTGGGAGTGTTCAAGATGCTAAATTGTTGTTTGATAAGATGCTAGAGAAGGATGTTGTGTCATGGACAACTATGCTTGATGGATACGCTCGTTCGGGGAAATACGACAAGGCTCAACATGTCTTCAACGAGATGCCTAAGCAAGACATTGCTGCCTGGAATGCCCTCATTTCGTCTTATGAGCAAAATGGTAAACCCAAAGAAGCTTTGGCTGTTTTCCATCAATTGCAACTTAGCAAGAGTGTAAAACCTGATCAAATCACTTTGGTCAGTACACTATCAGCTTGTTCCCAGTTAGGAGCTATTGATCCTGGCAGGTGGATTCATGTCTACATTGGAAGGCAGGGTTTTAAGTTAAACTGTCATCTCACGACCTCGCTCATTGACATGTATGCTAAGTGTGGTGAGCTAGAGAAGGCAATAGAGGTGTTTAATTCAGTGGAGAAGAAAGATGTATTTGTTTGGAGTGCCATGATTGCAGGTTTAGCAATGCATGGACGTGGAAAAGATGCAATAGATTTGTTCTCACAAATGCTACAAGCTAAGGTGAAGCCGAATTCTGTTACTTTTACCAACATATTATGTGCCTGCAGCCATACGGGACTCGTGGAAGAGGGAAAAGATTTGTTCTGCAAAATGGAGCCAGTTTATGGAGTTGTACCTGGTGTGAAACACTATTCTTGCATGGTTGATATGCTTGGTCGTTCAGGCAATCTGAAAGAGGCTGTCGAGTTCATAAAGAAAATGCCAATAGCTCCTACTGCTTCAATATGGGGGGCTCTGCTTGGAGGTTGTAAACTTCATGGAAATGTTGAATATGCTGAATATGCTTGTAGCCAGTTACTTGAGTTGGATCCCAGAAACCATGGAGCCTATGTTCTTTTATCTAACATATATGCCAAAAGGAATAAATGGGATCAAGTTTCAAGGTTAAGAAAGCTAATGAGAGATTCTGGAATAAAGAAAGAACCAGGTTGTAGCTCAATTGAGGTCAATGGCATCGTACACGAGTTTTTAGTTGGTGATAATTCTCACCCTCAATGTAGAAATATCTACACAAAGTTAGATGAGATTGTAGCAAGGTTGAAATGTAGTGGTTACGTGCCGAACAAGTCCCAGCTACTACAGTTTGTTGAAGAAGATGATATGAAGGAGCAAGCTCTCAACCTTCACAGTGAGAAGTTGGCAATCGCCTTTGGACTTATCAGTACTGCGCCATCTCAAACCATTCGTGTGGTGAAAAACCTTCGTGTTTGCAGGGACTGCCACTCGGTAGCTAAGCTTATATCTGAGATTTATGGCAGAGAAATACTGCTGAGAGATAGGTATAGATTTCATCATTTTAAAGGAGGACAGTGCTCTTGTATGGATTATTGGTGA
- the LOC115703911 gene encoding protein NDH-DEPENDENT CYCLIC ELECTRON FLOW 5-like, whose translation MVEVKHIVTLKKDELSSEVVISNSSSGLVQLTRCVLSHLRVSSPDATYAIGLEGLDFFSRPPFSSNFGIVPPDFGQKMGFGFGQMLSQMAFWRPNNPNNSNGHQTKSDRGDSGQELEGEETDNYKHLREEMSQIYTSAPQNMTIIDRVLILTPYSHNNLLNCCLILIPI comes from the coding sequence ATGGTTGAAGTAAAACACATTGTGACACTTAAAAAGGATGAATTAAGTTCAGAAGTTGTGATATCAAACTCTAGTTCTGGTCTAGTTCAATTGACTAGGTGTGTTCTGAGCCATTTGAGGGTGAGCTCTCCTGATGCAACTTATGCAATCGGATTAGAAGGATTGGATTTTTTTTCTAGGCCTCCATTTTCATCAAACTTTGGTATTGTTCCTCCAGACTTTGGCCAAAAGATGGGATTTGGTTTTGGCCAAATGTTGAGTCAAATGGCCTTTTGGCGTCCAAATAATCCAAATAACAGCAATGGTCATCAAACAAAGAGCGACCGAGGTGATTCGGGACAAGAATTGGAGGGTGAAGAAACTGATAATTACAAACATTTAAGAGAAGAGATGAGTCAAATCTACACTAGTGCACCACAGAACATGACAATTATCGACCGGGTACTTATATTAACTCCATATTCTCATAACAATCTGCTTAATTGTTGTTTAATTCTCATTCCAATTTAA